In Paludibaculum fermentans, the genomic stretch ACGCGTCCCCTGCAACGCCGTCCGCAGCCGCCACAGTGCCCGCTACCTGAAAACAAAGAAGAAACGCTTCGGCCACCTGCTGGAGCTGTAGTCCCACCTGCGCCTGGCTCGAGCGCCCCCGCCTCGAGCCCGTGTTCAGGCTACCCTGTCCTTGATGGCCCTGAAACGCCGTAAGGACACTACGCCCCGCCGCTCGCCCGCTGACCTGCCTGCCAGCCTCGACGACCTGACCCCGCTCTCCCTCGACGCCCTTCTCGAAGGCGAAGATCTGGAGGACGCCCTCTTCCAGGGCCTCGATCTCTCCGGCCGCTCCATCCCCCGCCTCGTCGCCGCCTCCGTCGTCTTCCAGGGCGTCAACTTCGCCGGAACCACCATCCGAGCCCCCCGCCTGCGCGACGTCCGCTTCCTCAACTGCGACCTCTCCAACGCCGATTGGCGCGGCTTCGAGGCCATCCGCGTCGAATTCATCGACTGCCGCCTGACGGGGCTCGGCGCCGTCGAATGCCACTGGAAGGACGTCCTTCTCGATCGCTGCGAAGCCCGCTACCTCCGCCTGAACGGCGGCCACACCGCCACCTGCGAATTCCGCGCCAGCAACCTGGCCGAATCCGATCTCCGCTCAGTCAATCTGGGAGGCGCGGCTTTCGACAAGGTGTCCCTCCAGAAGGCCGACCTCAGTCACGCCACCCTGAAAGGCGTCGACCTCAGCGGAGCCGAAATCGAAGGCATCACCGTCTACGCAGAGGACGTCCGGGGCGCCTCCGTCAGCGCGCCGCAAGCCATGGACCTCGCCCGCCTGCTGGGCCTGACCATCAAGTAGGGGCAGATCCTCGCACGCACGTCCAGCAGAAATGCCTCTGCGGCTGTGTATCTAGGACATCGAGAGGATCGACTTCACCTCGATGGCTCTCGCTGTCGCAACGTCGTTGACGATGGCGTGCAAAGTACCTGCTTTGAGGTGGGTGTGTCGAGGTACGGTGATCGAGTGAGACGGCGGCCCCTCATGTCTCAACCGGACGTGGCTTCCCTTTTGCCGAATGATCTCGTAGCCGAGAGCGGCAAGTACGGCAATCACGCGATCACCGGAAACTTCATGCCGCAACGACGGGGATAAGCTCGTCCTTCACGTAATGGAGTTGCACTAACCGGGGCTGCTCGTCACGGTCTTCAAAGTGCAGAGTCGTGGCTTCCAGAACGTTGACTCGCAGTTCGTCCTAC encodes the following:
- a CDS encoding pentapeptide repeat-containing protein, translated to MALKRRKDTTPRRSPADLPASLDDLTPLSLDALLEGEDLEDALFQGLDLSGRSIPRLVAASVVFQGVNFAGTTIRAPRLRDVRFLNCDLSNADWRGFEAIRVEFIDCRLTGLGAVECHWKDVLLDRCEARYLRLNGGHTATCEFRASNLAESDLRSVNLGGAAFDKVSLQKADLSHATLKGVDLSGAEIEGITVYAEDVRGASVSAPQAMDLARLLGLTIK
- a CDS encoding type II toxin-antitoxin system HicA family toxin; protein product: MIAVLAALGYEIIRQKGSHVRLRHEGPPSHSITVPRHTHLKAGTLHAIVNDVATARAIEVKSILSMS